In Allomuricauda ruestringensis DSM 13258, the following proteins share a genomic window:
- a CDS encoding carbohydrate kinase family protein codes for MKKVYCIGEVLIDFVAERQGSDLSKANEFTKKAGGAPANVACAISKLGGNGIFIGCVGDDPFGKFLLETLKEVGVDVSLAQLSDTFTTLAFVSLSEDGERDFVFSRGADKELKYNPDLRKNLPGNILHLGAATALLGGPLEKTYSKYLFDGLTKEMFICFDPNFRSDLWKDDEDTFIKKCMPFVEKSHLCKFSQEEAQLISGKEDLHEACDVLHKAGTKIITVTLGKDGTLLSMNGAKKVIPSVKVAPKDTTGAGDAFIGCLLYQISDLGNFGPVFEDFSLVENMVALANKAGAITTTNYGAIVALPTKEQLEK; via the coding sequence ATGAAAAAAGTTTACTGCATTGGTGAAGTGTTGATTGATTTTGTTGCCGAACGGCAAGGAAGCGACCTTTCCAAAGCAAACGAGTTTACCAAAAAAGCAGGGGGTGCTCCTGCCAATGTGGCCTGCGCCATATCCAAATTAGGAGGAAACGGTATTTTTATTGGGTGCGTCGGGGACGACCCATTTGGAAAATTTTTATTGGAAACCCTGAAAGAGGTTGGCGTTGACGTTTCGTTGGCCCAATTATCGGATACTTTCACCACCCTGGCCTTTGTATCGCTTTCGGAAGATGGGGAACGCGATTTTGTTTTTAGCAGGGGTGCCGATAAGGAATTGAAATATAATCCCGACCTAAGAAAGAACCTTCCCGGAAATATTCTTCACTTGGGGGCCGCGACTGCTCTTTTGGGCGGACCTTTGGAAAAAACATATAGCAAATATCTTTTTGATGGCCTTACCAAGGAAATGTTCATCTGTTTTGACCCAAATTTTAGAAGCGACCTTTGGAAAGACGACGAAGATACCTTCATAAAAAAGTGCATGCCCTTTGTGGAAAAATCACATTTGTGCAAGTTCAGCCAAGAAGAAGCACAACTTATTTCAGGTAAAGAAGATTTACATGAAGCCTGTGATGTTTTGCACAAGGCCGGAACGAAAATAATTACCGTTACCTTGGGAAAAGATGGCACCTTACTGAGCATGAACGGCGCCAAAAAAGTAATTCCGAGTGTAAAGGTAGCTCCCAAAGACACCACTGGTGCTGGAGACGCTTTTATAGGGTGTTTATTGTATCAAATTTCCGATTTGGGCAATTTTGGCCCTGTTTTCGAGGATTTTTCTTTAGTTGAAAACATGGTCGCCTTGGCGAACAAAGCAGGGGCCATTACCACTACAAATTATGGCGCTATTGTTGCCTTGCCTACAAAAGAGCAACTCGAAAAATAG